The Zygotorulaspora mrakii chromosome 6, complete sequence genome includes the window AGAGGATACATCAACTACTATATCATGATGTCCATATAAAGTTTCCAATTGAGATAATTGATTGATAGAGTATGTCCTTATCTTGTAATCTGCGCACGCTACATAAAGTTGGTCAGTGTTTCTCCTGAAAAGTAACGATATTACTTCGCCTCGACGGTCTTTTGTAGGAAAAACCCTCAACGGTGCCAATGACTCTGTGCTCCATACAATCACCTTTTTGTCCCTACCTCCTGTAACAACATATTTACCATCTGGGGAGGCTGCTACGGTTAAAATCTCTTTATAATGACCCATAGTTGTATTTTCGTATTCGTGAGGATTCTCAGGTATGTATTTTGCACCTCCTTTTACATACTTCAGTTTCTTAGGTCTCTTACTGAAATCCGTAACGTCGTATTTTGTCAATTGCAAGTCCTTGCTCACAGTGTATGCGAAAAGTTTGCCTCTATTTTTTGCACTCCTTTGATCATCAAGAtgattgaatttatttACAGGGGGAACAAAACAACTTATACACGTCAAATTATTTTCTCCCACCCTCGTGAAGCAAGTAGTAGCCTCGGATAAAAGTAATTTATCAGCGATGAATCTATGCACCCGCCCGTGTTGTTCTGCAACGTCTTGTTGCAAACGAGATGCCAAAATATCCTTATCCATTTCACGTGCATCAAAATTACTATAATCATCTACCAAACCCTTGTTTACCTCCCCTTCTTTAGTCTGTGATTCTTCACGCATGATATCATTTGCTTCGTCTTttaaattttccaaatattgCTTTGCAagccttcttcttttatcCGCTGGATTCTCCCCGCTGAATTCTTCATCAGAACTTAGCACTTCTGCATCTGAACGTTCTGACGACTCATTATCAGAATTTTCGACTTCTTCAGATGAGGGATCAGTTATTTCCTCATCAccattttttggaagctgCTCATTgtttctctttctcttACGTCTCGCAGTTTGTATTTCTGCCATTATATATATGTTAAAGAGTGTAACAATTGGTTATTGGACTAGACTTTTATCCAAATGAACTCAAAGCTACTACTAACTATTACTTCAAACCTCATCGCATCGAACTTAATTATTAAAAaccttgaaattttttttcatctcaCTTTAAACGGAATGGACATATGTCTCTGTTACCCGGATATCAAATACTTCGGCGGTTAATTTCATTGCAACAAATGCTTGCAAACACCAAAAGTAACTCATATTCAACGCAAGCTTCTTGGGTATTAGAGTTATATCTTAAATATCGAATACATGTTCTTCGATTGGTTTAACTCTATGATGTATGATTACAAGGCCTTCTTTGAGATAATTATTGCGCATAATTCATTTGTTGCTCGAACCTTGCCTCTCTAAGATCGTTTACCCGTTTGACCAAATTGGGCAGCTCTGCCCTTTCTGATATTTTAGCTGCTGCAATCAGCGCTCTATCTTGTTTTAACTCTTGTGCCAATGATAGGGCCATATCCGAATTCTGATCCGAGCAGGCCGTGGCAAATAATCTCAGGAGCGACTTGTCATAAGCGCCATTCAATGAGGCCAGTAGctcattttcattaccGTACAACTCACCGTCGTTCTCCAAAGAATCACCTAGTAACGATGAGAGAACTTTAGATCTGAGGAACTCTTCCTCTGCAGCCATTTGTGAAGGAACAGCAACCTCCGTGAGTTCTCTTTCATGACCTGTATTAGTGGCAGCTTCTGCCTCTCCAGCGAGAGCTTCATccctcttttttttaatttcttgGAGTATAACACTTTTGACATATATTGGTATTCTGACTTCCATTTCTGAAGGTAGTGGCAAAGGGAATTCTGGCCACATATTCTTTCCTTTAACCAGGATACAATTCAGCGTATCATATGTGAGTCCCAGAGGCCATATATGCACTTGTGATTTCTCATTGCCTCCCGAAATCCTCCAAACCTCCATATTTGCGTCAAGAAGTGGCAACCATTTACTTTCTGCGGAGTGCCGCCATTTAGACAATACCAATAGAACATTGTCGCTAGCGAAAATACAGGGATCTCCGTAAgtagaaaaaaataagctTTTAATCCCAAGGGGGTTGAAACTTGTGAAATCTGTCTCAATATTAGAGTTTCctctcgcgatagattgAGGAAGTGCTATAGGTAGAGAGCATTCTTTCTGGTAgtattttgataaatgaGAAGATTGCTCAAAAATAGAATACGAAACACCATTATATTGTGAATAGTGGACTGCAAACACTCTGTAATCCTGCGCGGAAATGGCTACCACAGGAGACATCTTTTCAACCGACAATGGAACACCGAATTGATTGAAAGTCCTCATGTAGCCGAATGAAGTACCCAAGAATATTCTCTTTGGTGTTGCTGCAACACAAGTAATCTTTTCTCCTTGTTGTATTGGAATAGTTTTGGTCCAGTTTGAGTTCAACATGGTATGGGACCTATAATGAACTTGGCCTGATCTTGATTGAGCAAATAATGCCccattttcattcaatgaGCAGACATCATAACCAAAGATATCCTCAAAGTGGTATTCTTTAAAACGCCCAATATCGAAGAAGGATACCGTAATACTGTTTTGTAGATTGTTTTTCACCAAAGAAACGTATCCAACATTATTCATTGTCAGGTATCTTCTGTCACTATTACCAAATGGGGTGGCACCAGGCGACAAAGGTTTATAGTGATAGGTGTGTGAAGCAGGTGTGATAAACTTTCCCTGATAATTTTTTGAGTCAAATGTTGatctatcatttttatgCTTCTTTTCCGTGACATAACCGGcgccatcatcatcgtcaatgaagtcttcttcatcatcgaaATGATAAATTCGCTTAGAACCATCTTGGTCCCTATTTTCATCGAACACATGTTctccattttcaatatgttTGTCGGAAGGCCCTTGATGCCTTCCTGTAGCAAAATCCGAATCGCTCTCCTCCAGGTCCGACTCCACGAATAAACTCGTCTTCTTAATTCCATCAACATTTGATTGATAGTCAGAGTTGACATCTTTGACAGATTCAACCGCGCTATGAACGATGATTATCTCGCCCGACCAAGTCCCCATGATGAGATCCAACGTTTTCGAATCTGGTTGAGGCCTCCAAACAAAGTTTGTAATCTTTTGCTTGAATTCTTTCTTAAATGAGATCTCAGAGGTAAGCCAATTCCATATTGTTAATCTGTTTTGCAGGTCAACTGCAGCCACGTAGTTACCGTGCAGTGGCTCAAATTGTAGATCAATAAAGTGGGATTTAGAAAAGGAGGAATTGACCAAAGTCTTGATTAGTTCGTAGCCCTTTAcagagaaaatttttactGTCGAGTCTTCACAAGGTAATCCGAATTGTAATCCTGTAGGATGCCATGCTGGACGGGTGCAAATTCTATTCTCGTCACAAAACTCAGCGTCTTTGATGACATCATGATCTTCACCATCGTCTGGAGTTTCAGGATAAGTCACCTCAtctatttcattcaacttTTGCAAAAGTCTATCTGTGTGGGCGTCGTTATATGAATTGGCAGGAATATAGCCCTTCAATTCTTGCACTTTATTGGGTCTTGTGGAGGACAGAGAAAAGAACTGTACATTTCCGTTAATAAATGATACAGAAAGTAGATTGGTCTGTGTACTGTATGAAAGTTGTGATATTTGTTCGTCTACCTTCACGACATGCTTTGTAAAAGCTTCATTGTCTAATTCCACGATCGACATCTCTAGGTCATCTCCGCCGAATACTGCCATCCTTCCACCATGCAAAATGGTACAATCGCGAAAAGGTAGAGCAGATCTTACAAGCAATTGATCCATGGGGTGCTCAAGATCATACCTATAGGCGTCACCTTGTAAAGTTGTGACAAGGCAGGTAGTATCGGAAGCACATCGAATAGAAGTCAAATTCTTAGCAATCTCGAGAATTTCAGGCTCGTCTTCTGGTTTGTTGATTTGTAACACTTTGCTTAAACCGTTTTTGTTAGCAACACAAAGTGTCTTGTTATCTGAAGCAAGGGACACCAAAGTCTTTCCTCCGTAGTCAAAGACTGACTTGTCGATTATTTTTGACATATCAAGGCCAATGGACTACCAATTCACGATTTCTGTTTCAGCCTACTTAGTCTACGATGAATACGTGACAAATAATGAGAAGCCGCGATAGAAGCGTTGCTTTATACCCGTAGTTCAAACTTCCATTGATAGTTTTATTGCGTAATTGTCTTGATGTGTCGCGCGTCTCACAAATTTCAAGTCAACAcattcaattcaaatttatgGGCCAAATTGTATAAAGCAAGGGGAGGCTCAATCCGCTTCATATTTGACCAATTGTTCAGTATTACAAGCCTGGTGAGGACTTTTTCTAGCTCCGTGAGTTACAAAAAAGGTTAAATAACTTTTATTTCGGTTTGAAGCAATAGTAGGCCCTTCTAGCAGCAGCCAAGAACCATGGACTTTttagaagatgatgaaattgactTAGATTTACCTACTGTTACAGACATTGATAGAGACCTGTTTACGAAAGAGGTTGAAAAGGCAGGTGATATCTCTGCTGCCTGTATTTCCTTTGACGTTGATGACTTCCTGATGAATAACAACTTTCAGTACATGCCGTTGGAAGACTtgatcaaagatttttcacatCTTTCACAGAATATGGTACACATATTAATGGACAAAATCACGAACAAATATGACGattgcttgaaattttgcgAACCGTACATAGATCGTGACAACGAAAGCGCATTGGATTTGCAAAAGGCGAAGATGGACGTAAACCAATTCATTGCACAGCTAGATAAATTGATGCATAAGGATTTAGCGCGCACAAGAAAAGTGATTTCAGAAACATTGGACTACGTGCGAAAGCTGGACGATTTTTGGCATCAACTAGATGATCAAGCACGAATACCTGACATGCTAGCCTTGGCGAAGCAGTTGAGTAAGACATTACATATGATGTGCGGCACGGAAACCTTAGAAGAAACTCTATGTATAGAGCTGATGGCACAATTGCACTCGCTAGTGATAAGGATTAGTTCAGTGTTGGAAGGTTTATCAATCATCAATTCAACATATGTGCACCACTTACAAAACGAGTATCATGGTCTCCTGCAAGAGTTTCAGATATCCCTCAAAATACTCACTGATAGATGCCTTCAAGATCCAAAACAATACGAGAAACTCTCAAGAGCTCTCGTGTCAActcttcatcaatagtCAATTTGATACTGTAAATACGGGCATTTTGTATCTTCGTCACTATACACGCCATTTTTAGaaagttttccattttggCATTTCGattgaataataatagtCAGTCGCTGAgatcaaaatattaaaCAAACGCACGCTTGTATTACATGTGCAAAGTACCAGCATTGAGTGATTTGGGTGGCGTAGATGTTCAGTTTCGGATCCACAAATAATAATGTGGGCGGTTCCGGCACTGGAAGTACTCTCTTTGGGAGCAAACCTTCTGGAGGCGCATCGTTTTCCTTTGGCCAAAACAGCACTGGTAATGCTCAACAAGCTGCACAGCAACCTGTAGGTAGTTCCACAGGATTTGGATTCGGTAACAATCAACCCGGTACGCAAAACACGGGCTTGTTCACAGGGGGCCAACAGAGTAACGTAAAGGCAGGCAGTCCGTTTGGCAACTCAACTACTAGTGGTGCAGCTGCCAACACCGGCACTGGGCTCTTTGGAAATAATCCGGGTTCTACAAATAACAATGCATCTTTACTGGGTCAACAATCAGCTACAGGTGGTGGGCTATTT containing:
- the RRP9 gene encoding ribosomal RNA-processing protein RRP9 (similar to Saccharomyces cerevisiae RRP9 (YPR137W); ancestral locus Anc_3.474), which produces MAEIQTARRKRKRNNEQLPKNGDEEITDPSSEEVENSDNESSERSDAEVLSSDEEFSGENPADKRRRLAKQYLENLKDEANDIMREESQTKEGEVNKGLVDDYSNFDAREMDKDILASRLQQDVAEQHGRVHRFIADKLLLSEATTCFTRVGENNLTCISCFVPPVNKFNHLDDQRSAKNRGKLFAYTVSKDLQLTKYDVTDFSKRPKKLKYVKGGAKYIPENPHEYENTTMGHYKEILTVAASPDGKYVVTGGRDKKVIVWSTESLAPLRVFPTKDRRGEVISLLFRRNTDQLYVACADYKIRTYSINQLSQLETLYGHHDIVVDVSSLGLERCVTVGARDKTAMLWKIPDETRLTFRGGDDTDRLKKKWLRENSVSSPDGEVTSPNESEIPAFYSEGSIDVVSMIDDSHFVTGSDNGNICLWSLAKKKPVYTMRASHGIIPLPELTQISGEASDEVKSKQLEEKRLARPYWVTALHAIPYSNIFISGSWNGNLKVWKLAENMREFSLLGDLSNCKGVVTKIQVVESGKHGKETFRVLATVAKEHKLGRWISKVPAARNGIYSAVIQQGIF
- the CTF4 gene encoding chromatin-binding protein CTF4 (similar to Saccharomyces cerevisiae CTF4 (YPR135W); ancestral locus Anc_3.473), coding for MSKIIDKSVFDYGGKTLVSLASDNKTLCVANKNGLSKVLQINKPEDEPEILEIAKNLTSIRCASDTTCLVTTLQGDAYRYDLEHPMDQLLVRSALPFRDCTILHGGRMAVFGGDDLEMSIVELDNEAFTKHVVKVDEQISQLSYSTQTNLLSVSFINGNVQFFSLSSTRPNKVQELKGYIPANSYNDAHTDRLLQKLNEIDEVTYPETPDDGEDHDVIKDAEFCDENRICTRPAWHPTGLQFGLPCEDSTVKIFSVKGYELIKTLVNSSFSKSHFIDLQFEPLHGNYVAAVDLQNRLTIWNWLTSEISFKKEFKQKITNFVWRPQPDSKTLDLIMGTWSGEIIIVHSAVESVKDVNSDYQSNVDGIKKTSLFVESDLEESDSDFATGRHQGPSDKHIENGEHVFDENRDQDGSKRIYHFDDEEDFIDDDDGAGYVTEKKHKNDRSTFDSKNYQGKFITPASHTYHYKPLSPGATPFGNSDRRYLTMNNVGYVSLVKNNLQNSITVSFFDIGRFKEYHFEDIFGYDVCSLNENGALFAQSRSGQVHYRSHTMLNSNWTKTIPIQQGEKITCVAATPKRIFLGTSFGYMRTFNQFGVPLSVEKMSPVVAISAQDYRVFAVHYSQYNGVSYSIFEQSSHLSKYYQKECSLPIALPQSIARGNSNIETDFTSFNPLGIKSLFFSTYGDPCIFASDNVLLVLSKWRHSAESKWLPLLDANMEVWRISGGNEKSQVHIWPLGLTYDTLNCILVKGKNMWPEFPLPLPSEMEVRIPIYVKSVILQEIKKKRDEALAGEAEAATNTGHERELTEVAVPSQMAAEEEFLRSKVLSSLLGDSLENDGELYGNENELLASLNGAYDKSLLRLFATACSDQNSDMALSLAQELKQDRALIAAAKISERAELPNLVKRVNDLREARFEQQMNYAQ
- the COG2 gene encoding Golgi transport complex subunit COG2 (similar to Saccharomyces cerevisiae COG2 (YGR120C); ancestral locus Anc_3.472); this encodes MDFLEDDEIDLDLPTVTDIDRDLFTKEVEKAGDISAACISFDVDDFLMNNNFQYMPLEDLIKDFSHLSQNMVHILMDKITNKYDDCLKFCEPYIDRDNESALDLQKAKMDVNQFIAQLDKLMHKDLARTRKVISETLDYVRKLDDFWHQLDDQARIPDMLALAKQLSKTLHMMCGTETLEETLCIELMAQLHSLVIRISSVLEGLSIINSTYVHHLQNEYHGLLQEFQISLKILTDRCLQDPKQYEKLSRALVSTLHQ